The following coding sequences lie in one Arachis ipaensis cultivar K30076 chromosome B03, Araip1.1, whole genome shotgun sequence genomic window:
- the LOC107630981 gene encoding senescence-specific cysteine protease SAG39-like — MVANIQFHHITLALIFCSALLAFQVTSRTLQDASMYERHEQWMARYGKVYKDLQEREKRFKIFKENVNYIEASNNAGDKAYKLGINQFADLTNEEFTSSRNGFKSHMSSSIEGTTFKYANVTAVPNTVDWRQKGAVTPIKNQQQCGCCWAFSAVAATEGINKLKSGTLISLSEQELVDCDTKGIDQGCEGGLMDDAFKFIIQNGGLTTEAKYPYKGVDGKCNTKASANHAATITGYEDVPANNEQALKNAVANQPVSVAIDASGSDFQFYKSGVFTGSCGTELDHGVTAVGYGVSDDGTKYWLVKNSWGTEWGEEGYIRMQRDVDATEGLCGIAMQASYPTA; from the exons ATGGTTGCCAACATCCAATTCCATCATATTACTCTAGCTTTGATCTTCTGCTCGGCATTATTGGCTTTTCAAGTCACATCGCGCACTCTACAAGATGCGAGCATGTATGAGAGGCACGAGCAATGGATGGCTCGCTACGGCAAAGTCTACAAAGACCTCCAAGAAAGGGAGAAGCGATTCAAGATATTCAAGGAAAATGTGAACTACATTGAAGCTTCTAACAACGCCGGCGACAAAGCTTACAAGCTAGGCATTAATCAATTTGCTGACCTCACAAATGAAGAGTTCACATCATCCAGAAATGGATTCAAGAGCCACATGAGTTCCTCAATTGAAGGGACCACTTTTAAGTATGCAAATGTCACTGCAGTACCAAACACTGTGGATTGGAGACAAAAAGGAGCAGTGACTCCCATCAAGAACCAACAACAATGTG GATGTTGCTGGGCATTTTCTGCTGTTGCAGCAACCGAGGGAATCAACAAACTGAAGTCTGGAACTTTGATTTCTTTATCCGAACAAGAACTTGTGGATTGCGACACCAAAGGTATCGACCAAGGTTGCGAGGGTGGCCTAATGGACGATGCATTCAAATTCATTATTCAAAATGGTGGACTAACGACTGAGGCCAAGTACCCTTATAAAGGTGTTGATGGAAAATGCAATACAAAAGCATCAGCCAACCATGCAGCTACCATTACTGGCTACGAAGATGTCCCCGCCAACAACGAGCAAGCACTGAAAAATGCAGTCGCTAATCAACCTGTTTCTGTGGCCATTGATGCTAGTGGCTCTGATTTCCAGTTCTATAAAAGCGGTGTCTTCACTGGAAGCTGTGGAACTGAGTTAGATCATGGTGTCACTGCTGTGGGTTATGGAGTCAGTGACGATGGAACAAAATATTGGTTAGTTAAGAACTCATGGGGAACTGAATGGGGCGAAGAAGGATATATCAGAATGCAAAGGGATGTAGATGCCACAGAAGGACTTTGCGGCATAGCAATGCAAGCTTCTTACCCCACTGCTTAG